Within Thermus sp. CCB_US3_UF1, the genomic segment GCCGGCAAGGGCCAGAAGCACGAGATGCTGGGGGCGAGCTGGGTGGTAGTCCCCGGCGACCTTTCCGAAGGGGAATACAGCCTTTTAGACCTCCGCGCCCGCAAGCTGGAAACGGGGAACGTGCGCTAAGGCATGGATAAGGTGGTGGTCTGCCCCAACTGCGGCGCCAAGAACCGGCTAGGGACGCCCCCGCCCGGCCAGGTGCCGGTTTGCGGGGCCTGCAAAGCCCCCTTGCCCTGGATCGTGGAGGCGGACGAGAAGCGCTTCCAAGAAGAGGTGGCGGGGGCGCCCCTGGTCCTGGTGGACTTCTGGGCGCCCTGGTGCGGGCCCTGCCGGATGGTGGCCCCCATCTTGGAGGACCTGGCCCGGGAGCACGCCGGCAAGCTCAAGGTGGTGAAGGTGAACACCGATGAAAACCCGGGCCTCGCCGCCCGCCATAGGGTGATGAGCATCCCCACCCTGGTCCTCTTCCAGCGGGGCCACCCGGTGGCCACCTGGGTGGGAGCGAGCCCCAAGCGGGTCCTGGAGGAGCGCCTGAGGCCCTATCTGGCCTGAAGGAGGTGGAGGATGCTGGAAAAGCTTTGGCCCTTTGGCAGGAACCGGGTGCGCAAGGCCTTTGAAGAAGCCTTGGAAAAGGCCTTCCAAGAGGTGGAAACCCTGGAGCCCCTCTCGGAGCTCTCCGAGCACGAGGACCACTACCTCCTTAGAGTGGAGGTGCCGGGCCTCGGCCCCGAGAACCTGGAGGTGCGCCTGGAGGGGGACCAGCTGGTGATTGAGGGGGAAAAGCGGGAGGAAAAGCGCACCAAGCACTTGGCGGAAATCGTCTACGGCAAGATCTACCGCGCCTACCTCCTGCCCAAGGATGCCAAGAAGGAGGGCATCACGGCCCGCCTGAGCAAGGGGGTTTTGGAGGTGAGGATCCCGCGGGAGGAGCGCCCCGCCGAACCCCCGGTGCGGATCCCCGTGCAGGAAGCTTAGGGGTTGCTCCGCCGTCAGGCGGAGCCTTCTTTTATCAATCAACTTGACATCATGGCGCGCAATCTACTACCCTGGTACGTGGAGGGATGGCCATGTTGATGAAGGTAGCGGAGTTTGAAAAGCTCTTCCGCCTGGCGGCGGGGCTGGACGTGGACAAAAACGACCTAAAGCGGCTTTCCGACTTCCTCCGGAACAAGCTTTACGACCTTTTGGTGGCGGCGGAGCGGAACGCCAAGTACAACGGCCGGGACATCATCTTTGAGCCCGACCTGCCCATCACCAAGGGTCTCCAGGAAACCCTGAAGGCGTTCCGCCAGATGGACACCACCTTGGAGCTTAAACCCGTGCTGGACGCCTTGGCCGCTTTGCCGCCCCTGGACCTGGAGGTCTCGGAGGATGTGCGCCAGCTCCTCCCCGAGCTGGCCGGGGCCTTGGTGGTGGCCTACGCCCGCACCCTGAAGGAGCTGGACCCCGCTCTCAAGAACCCGCAAACCCCCCACCACGAGCGGGCGGAGCGGGTCTTTAACCTCCTCCTCTAGCCATGCAGGAGGCCCTCCTCGCCCTTTACCGGGGGGCCACCCGCCTGGTCTTCAACCTGGTGGTGGTGGCCCTGCTGGTGGGGCTTTTCGTGGGGGTGGGGCGGACGTTTTTGGAACTCGGCCTCACCCTGTCCGAACCCACGGTGCGCCTGGGTTTGAAGGAACTCATCACCAACGTCCTCAGCCTGGTCATCGTCCTGGAGCTGGTCCGGGTCTTCGTGGAGTACTTTGAACTGGACCGGGTGCGCCTGGAGGTCCTTCTGGAGATCGGGGTGGCCCTAGCCCTCAGGGAACTCCTCCTCCTGCTCTTCGCCGAAAAGCTCTCCGGGCTGGACCTCTTCCTGTGGACCATGGGCATCCTGGCCCTGGTGGGCGGGCGCACCCTGGCGGTACGGTTCTCGCCCAGGAGGGAGCGATGAGGGTAGAGGAAGCGGTGCTCCCGGGGGTGGGGCGGAAGTACACCATCACCGTGAGGAGCGGGGACCGCCTGGTGATCGTGGTCCACACCTCGGGCAAACGGGAGCTGCAGTACTTTGAGGGGGATGCCGACGAGCCCGCCGCGGCCCTAGACCTCACGGACGAGGAGGCGCGGGAGCTGGGGGCGATTCTGGCTGGGGTCCTGTTCCACCCCGAGGCGGTAGGGAACACCCGGAGCAAGCTGGGGGAAAAGGTGATCGAGTGGATCCGGATCCTGCCGGGCACCAGGCTGGCGGGCCGGCGGGTGGCGGAGATGCCCCTGCCCCCGGGGGCCCACCTCCTGGCCGTGGACCGGCCCGGAGCCCCCCTCATCCCCAACCCCCCTCCAGACACCCTCCTAGAGGTGGGGGACACCCTGGTGGTGGCGGGCACCCGCGAGGCGGTGGAAGCCCTCAAGGAGCGGCTCTGATGCACCCCTCCCTCGAGGCCTTCGCCCTGGCCGCCGGGTTCTTGGCCCTGGGAGCGGCCTTGGTCCACCGCCTGGGCTTTCCCCCCTTGCCGGTTTACCTGCTCACGGGCCTCCTCCTTGGGGAAAGGCTCCCCGTGGAGGAGCTGGAGCCCCTGCCCTCCCTGGGGCTCTTGCTCCTCCTCTTCTCCGTAGGGCTGGAGTTCGGGCCCGACCGCCTCAGGGAACTCTCCGGCAAGAGCCTGCAGGCCGGGCTTTACGACGCCTTGGCCCTCCCCTTGGGCTTCCTCCTGGGCCTCCTGGTGGGGCTGGACTGGCGGGGGGCGGCCCTGCTGGCCGGGGTCATCTACGTAAGCTCCAGCGCGGTGATCGTCAAGCTCATCATTGACCTGCGCCGGGCAGCCAACCCGGAAAGCGAGGTGGTGCTTGGGGTTCTGGTGCTGGAGGACCTTGTGGTGGCCCTGCTCCTGGCCCTTCTCGGAGGACAAGGGCCCGGGGGGTTCCTGGGAGGCCTCGGCCTTGCCCTCCTCTACCTCCTTTTCGCCCGCCTGGCAGGCCCCCGGCTGGTGGGGGTCATGGAAGGCCTCTCCCACGAGCTGATCCTCCTCCTGGGGGCGGCCTTCACCAGCGGCACCGCCCTCCTCTTCCACGCCACGGGAGCCTCGGAAGGCGTGGGGGCCTTCCTCGCCGGGGTGATCGCCGCGGGTCTTGGGCTTCGCCAACGCTTGGAGGAGCTCTTCGGGCCGGTGCGGGACCTGGGGGTGGCCCTTTTCTTCCTGGTGGTGGGAGCCCAGGCCATGGGGCTCTTCCACGGCCTGACCCCTGGAATGGTTGCCCTTGCCCTCCTGGCCCTGGCCCTCAAGCTTCCCCTCAACCACCTGGGGGCCCAGCGCGCGGGGCTTGGCCGCAAGCGCCGGCTCTACGCTGCCTTTTACCTGGTGCCCCGGGGGGAGTTCAACCTGGTCCTAGGGAGCCTGGCCCTGGCCCAGGGCTACCCCCTGGTGGCCCAGGTGGCCGTGCTCTTGGTCCTCCTTTCCATACCCTTGGGGGCCCTCCTCATCCGCTTCGCCCCCGAGCTGGGGGGGCTTCTCTTCCGGGAAGGGCCGCGACCCAAGGGCCCTCTTTCCACCAAGCCCGGCTAAGGTTCCTTGCCTTCCCCAAGGGGAGAGGCTATGCTCTTTCCGGAGGCCCTATGGAGGTTTTTTTCCAACTTTTCTGGCTTTTCTTCATCCTTTCCGCCCTAAGCCCCTACCTGCAACAGCAGATGCTCCTAGGGGCCAGGGCCCGCAAAATCGCCGAGTTGGAACGCAAGCGGGGTAGCCGGGTCATCACCCTCATCCACCGCCAGGAGGCGGTGAGTTTCCTTGGCATCCCCATCAGCCGCTTCATCAGCATTGACGATTCCGAACAGGTGTTGAGGGCCATCCGCCTCACGGACAAGAACATGCCCATCGATCTGGTCCTCCACACCCCGGGGGGGCTGGTCCTGGCCGCGGAACAGATCGCCGAGGCCCTCCTGCGCCACCCGGCCAAGGTCACGGTCTTCGTCCCCCACTACGCCATGTCCGGGGGTACCCTCATCGCCCTGGCCGCCGACGAGATCGTCATGGACGAAAACGCCGTGCTGGGCCCGGTGGACCCCCAGCTCGGCCAGTACCCGGCGGCCAGCCTCCTGAAGGTTCTGGAGAAAAAGCCCCTCTCCGAGATCGACGACCAGACCCTGATCCTGGCGGACGTGGCGGAAAAGGCCCTGAAGCAGGTCAAGGCCACGGTGAAAGGCCTTTTGCGCAAGCACATGCCCGAGGACAGGGCCGAGGAGGTGGCCCATCTCCTCTCCCAGGGCACCTGGACCCACGACTACCCCATTGACGTGGCCCAGGCCCGGGCCCTAGGCCTCAACGTGCGCACGGAGATGCCCCTCGAGGTCTACGAGCTCATGGACCTCTACCCCCAGGCCCAGGGGGGCAAGCCCAGCGTGCAGTACGTCCCCCTTCCCTACCGGCAGGAAGGGGGGAGGCGGTAGGTGTTCCCCCTTTACGACCTGAACCACGCCCGCCGCCCGGCCTACGTGGTCAAGGGCCTGGTGCTCCTCAACGCCTTAGCCTTCCTCTGGCAGCTCCTTTGGGGCCTAGAGGCCTCGGCCCAGGCCTACGGCTTCATCCCCGCCCGCTTCTTCCAAGACCCCGTGGGGGAGGGGTACCGCCTCCTCACCAGCATGTTCCTGCACGGGGGGTTTTTCCACATTCTCTCCAATATGTGGTTCCTCTGGGTCTTTGGGGACAACGTGGAAGACCGGCTGGGCCACGGGCGCTTCCTCCTCTTTTACCTCCTGGGGGGCGTGGCCGCGGCCCTAGCCCAGGGGCTTGCCGCTCCCTTAAGCCCCGTGCCCATGATCGGGGCCAGCGGGGCGGTTTCCGCGGTGCTGGGGGCCTACTACGCCCTCTTCCCCCGGGCCTACGTGGTCTCCCTGGTCTTCTTCATCTTCCCCCTTTTCCTCACCCTGCCCGCAGGGTTCTACCTGGGGTACTGGGCCTTCCTCCAACTCCTCCAGGGACTTCTGGGCCTGCCGGGGGTGGCCTGGTGGGCCCACCTGGGGGGCTTTCTTTTCGGCGTCTTCCTGGCCCACCGGTTTGCCCCCAGGTGGCGGCGTTGGTAGACTCTAGGCCATGAAAGTCCAGGAGCTGATGACCAAGGACCCGGACACCATCGGGCCCGAGGCCACCCTGGAGGAGGCCGCCCGGCGCATCCTGGAAAAGCGCTACGGCAGCCTGCCCGTGGTGGACCGGGAGGGGTACCTTCTGGGCCTTCTCCAGGTGGAGGAACTCCTGCCCCGGCCCGAGAACGTTCCCTTCTCCGATGTGGAGGCCCTGCAGCTCTTTGGGGAATGGGTAGACGGCAACTTCCTCCAGGACATCTACCGCCGCTACCAGAAGACCCCGGTGAAGGCGGTGATGCGCACGGACATCCCCCGGGTCCACCCCGAGGACCCGGTGGGGAAGGCCCTGGAGGTCCTCCTCACCCGCGAGATCCGCCACCTGCCGGTGGTGGACGGGTCCAACCGCGTGGTGGGCATCCTCACCCGCAGCGACTTCCTCAAGCTCATCCTCCGGAGGGGCTGATGCACGGGGCTGGGCATATCCTGGAGGTATTTTACCTTATCCTGGCGGCCCAGGTCATGGCCTTCCTCTTCAAGCGGCTGAACCAGCCGGTGGTCATCGGGGAGGTCCTGGCCGGCATCCTGGTGGGCCCGGCCATCCTGGGCCTGGTGCACGAGGGGGAGATCCTGGAGTTCCTGGCGGAGCTGGGGGCCATCTTCCTCCTCTTCATGGTGGGGCTAGAAACCCGGCTGCGGGACATCCTGGCCGTGGGCAAGGAGGCCTTTTTGGTAGCCATTTTGGGCGTGGCCTTCCCCTTCGTGGGGGGGTACCTCTTCGGCGTCCAGATCGGCTTCGCCACCCTGCCTTCCCTCTTCCTGGGCACAGCCTTGGTGGCCACCAGCGTGGGCATCACCGCCCGGGTGCTGCAGGAGCTGGGGGTCCTCTCCCGCCCCTACGCCCGCATCATCCTGGGGGCGGCGGTCATCGACGACGTCCTGGGGCTCATCGTGTTGGCGGTGGTGAACGGGGTGGCCCAGACCGGACAGGTGGAGATGGGGGCCATCTTGAGGCTCATCCTCCTCTCCTTGCTCTTCGTGGGCCTGGCCGTCTTCCTCTCCCCCCTCTTCGCCCGGCTGCCCCTGGAGAGGCTCCCGGTGGGAAGCCCGGTGGGCTTCGCCCTGGCCCTGGGGGTGGGGATGGCCGCCCTGGCGGCCTCCATCGGTCTGGCCCCCATCGTGGGGGCGTTTTTGGGGGGGATGCTCCTTGCTGAGGTGCGGGAGAAGTACCGCCTGGAGGAGCCCATCTTCGCCATTGAGGGCTTTTTGGCCCCCCTCTTCTTCGCCATGGTGGGGGTGCGGCTGGAGCTTTCCGCCCTCCTCTCCCCCGCCATCCTGGCGGCAGGGGGGGTGGTTACCCTCATCGCCATCCTGGGCAAGGTTCTGGGGGGGTTCCTGGGGGCCCTGACCCAGGGGGTGCGCTCCGCCCTCACCGTGGGGGTGGGGATGGCCCCCCGGGGGGAGGTGGGGCTCATCGTGGCGGCCCTGGGCCTGGCGGCGGGGGCGGTCAACGAGGAGGAGTACGCCATCGTCCTCTTCATGGTGGTCTTCACCACCCTCTTCGCCCCCTTTGCCCTCAAGCCCCTCATCGCCTGGACGGAGCGGGGCCTGCGCCAGGCCAAGGAATAGCCCGGTAAGCGGCGTAGGCGGATAGCACCTTGGCCAGGTACTCCCGGGGCTCATCCCGCTCCTGGAAGCGCAGGAAGGCCCAAAGCCCCCCCTCCTGGGCCAGGCCCCTGGAGGTGTAGCCGATCCCCCCGTTGTAGGCGGTGAGGGCGCAGGCTGTCCTTTCCATCCCCTCGAGGCCCAAGGCCTGGCACCGCTCCAGAAGCCAGCGCAGGTAGCGGGCGGCGTAGCGGATGCTGGCCTCAGGGTCCATGGGGTCGGCGGGGGGCTCCCCCAGCATCCGGGCCACGTCCGCCCAGGTGCCGCGGAGGAACTGCCCCAGTCCCAGGGCCCCCGTGGGGCTCACCGCCTTGGGGTCAAAGCGGCTTTCCACGTGGAGGAGGGCGTAGAGGAGGTGGGGGTCCAGGCCCTCACGGCGGGCATAGGCCTCCACCCACTCCCCGTAGGCCCGAGGGTAGGCCAAGGCGGTGGGCCAGGCAGCCCGGATCCCCTCCCGGTAGGCCCCCAGGCGGTAGAGGAGGGGAACCAGGGCCGGCCAGTCCCCGGGGCGCTGCCAAAGGGCATAGCGCACCTCCCCCCGGGCCCAGGCCTCCTGGCCCGCCCCCAGCAGGGCCTCCACCCGGGGGGCCTCGGGCGGGGAGGGGGCCTCCGGCGGGGGCGGGGGTGGGTCCGGGGTCTTGCCCACGAGGAGGCCAAGCCCACCGGAAAGGAGGGCGTAGGCCTCCTCCCGCACCCCCGGCAGGCCCAGCTCCCCGGCCAGGAGGTAAGCCCGCAAGGCGGCGTCGTCGGCGAAGGGGGTAGGGCTTTGGGCCAGTTCCAGGTACAGGGACAGGGCCTCCCGGGCAAGCCCGGCCCGCTCCAGGAGGGCCGTGGCCTGCCAAAGCCCCTCGGGGGTGCTCCTCCGGTAGAGGGAAAGGGCCTCCTCCTTCTGCCCCATCTCCTCCCGGATCCGGGCCTGGGCGTAGCGGCTTTCCGGGCGGTCGTAGCGCCCTAGGGCCCATAGGGCCTCCTCCCGCCGCCCAAGGCGCCAAAGGGCGTAGCCCAGGCCCAGGTAGCCCCTAGGGTCCCGCTCCGCCCAGGCCCGGTAGTGGGGCAGGGCTTCCCGGTAGCGCCCCAGGCGGTAAAGGGCCTGGGCCCTTAGGTCGGGCCTGGCCCCTTGGGGCAGCACCCGCAGGAGGGCCTCGTAGGCCTGGCCGCGGAACAGGGCCTCCCAAAGGGGCTCCCCCGCCCCCAGGCGCAAAAGGGCGGCCACCGCCTCCTCCTGGGGCAGAAGCCGTTGCCAAGCGGCGAAGGCCCGGGGGTCCTGGGCCCTTTCCAGGAGGGGGGCGGCCACCCGCCAGGCCGCCTTGGCCTCCCACCCAGGCTCAAAGGCCCGGGCCCCCTCCAGGAAGAGGGCGTAGCGCCAGGCGTACTCCGCCCGCTCGGCCAAGGGGATCTCCTCCCGGTCCACCAGGCGCCAGCCCGCCAGCATCCGGGCGTACCCTTCCCCCCCTAGGGCCACCTGGCGCACCGCCTCCACCCCTCCCCCTTCCAGGGGGGCGTACCCCGGGGGCAGGTCCTGGGCCTGGCAAGCGGCGAGGAAGAAGAGGGGGAAAAGCCAGCGCATGGCCTCACCCTACCCCTTGCGCCTGAGAGGCGGACGAGAAGGCAATGCTTCCCTCAGCGGTAGCCCCCTGGCACCCAGGGGAAAGCCGGCGTACCCTAGGGGAGCCTATGGCTATGGAAGGCCGTATTCCCCCCCACAGCCTCGAGGCCGAGCAGAGCGTGCTGGGGGCCATTCTCCTGGACTCCGATGTCCTGGACGAGCTGGAAGGCCTCCTCCCCTCCCCCGAGGCCTTCTACGCCGAAGCCCACCGCAAGATCTACGGGGCCATGCAAGCCCTCCGGGCCCAGAACCGGCCCGTGGACCTGGTCACCCTCTCCGAGGAGCTCTCCCGCCGGGGGGAGCTGGAGGGCCTCGGGGGGGTGAGCTACCTGGTGCAGCTCTCCGAGGCCACCCCCACCGCGGCCTACGCCGAGCACTACGCCCGCATCGTGGCGGAAAAGTGGACCCTGCGCAAGCTGATCCAGGCCGCGGGGGAGGCCATGCGCCTGGCCTACGAGGAGGCAGGCAGCCTAGACGAGATCCTGGACACCGCGGGCAAGAAGATCCTGGAGGTGGCCCTCACCCAGACGGACACCGAGGCCAGGGCCATGCGGGAGCTGGTCCACGAGACCTTTGAGCACATCGAGGCCCTATTCCAAAACAAGGGGGAGGTGGCCGGGGTGCGCACCGGCTTCAAGGACTTGGACAGCCTCATCGGCACCCTCTCCCCAGGCTCCTTAAACATCATCGCCGCCCGGCCCGCCATGGGGAAGACCGCCTTCGCCCTCACCATCGCCCAGCACGCGGCCCTCAAGGAGGGGGTGGGGGTGGGGATCTACTCCCTGGAGATGCCGGCGGCCCAGCTCACCCTGCGCATGATGTGCTCGGAGGCCCGCATTGACATGAACCGGGTGCGCCTGGGCCAGCTCACGGACCGGGACTTCTCCAAGCTGGTGGACGTGGCGGGCCGCCTCTCCGAGGCCCCCATCTTCATTGACGACACCCCGGACCTGACCCTGATGGAGCTGCGGGCCCGGGCCCGCCGCCTCAAAAGCCAGCACGGGGTGGGCCTCCTCATCATCGACTACCTGCAGCTCATGTCCGGCCCCGGGGGGAACAAGGGGGGGGAAAACCGGCAGCAGGAGATCGCCGCCATCTCCCGCGGGCTCAAGGCCTTGGCCCGGGAGCTCCACATCCCGGTCATCGCCCTAAGCCAGCTCTCCCGGGCGGTGGAGGCCAGGCCCAACAAGCGCCCCATGCTCTCCGACCTCAGGGAGTCGGGCTCCATTGAACAGGACGCCGACCTGGTGATGTTCATCTACCGGGACGAGTACTACAACCCCCACTCGGAAAAGTTGGGGGTGGCGGAGATCATCGTGGGCAAGCAGCGGAACGGGCCCACGGGCACCGTGGAACTCCAGTTC encodes:
- the trxA gene encoding thioredoxin; the encoded protein is MDKVVVCPNCGAKNRLGTPPPGQVPVCGACKAPLPWIVEADEKRFQEEVAGAPLVLVDFWAPWCGPCRMVAPILEDLAREHAGKLKVVKVNTDENPGLAARHRVMSIPTLVLFQRGHPVATWVGASPKRVLEERLRPYLA
- a CDS encoding Hsp20/alpha crystallin family protein — protein: MLEKLWPFGRNRVRKAFEEALEKAFQEVETLEPLSELSEHEDHYLLRVEVPGLGPENLEVRLEGDQLVIEGEKREEKRTKHLAEIVYGKIYRAYLLPKDAKKEGITARLSKGVLEVRIPREERPAEPPVRIPVQEA
- a CDS encoding DUF1931 family protein; the encoded protein is MLMKVAEFEKLFRLAAGLDVDKNDLKRLSDFLRNKLYDLLVAAERNAKYNGRDIIFEPDLPITKGLQETLKAFRQMDTTLELKPVLDALAALPPLDLEVSEDVRQLLPELAGALVVAYARTLKELDPALKNPQTPHHERAERVFNLLL
- a CDS encoding phosphate-starvation-inducible PsiE family protein, with amino-acid sequence MQEALLALYRGATRLVFNLVVVALLVGLFVGVGRTFLELGLTLSEPTVRLGLKELITNVLSLVIVLELVRVFVEYFELDRVRLEVLLEIGVALALRELLLLLFAEKLSGLDLFLWTMGILALVGGRTLAVRFSPRRER
- a CDS encoding cation:proton antiporter regulatory subunit, whose translation is MRVEEAVLPGVGRKYTITVRSGDRLVIVVHTSGKRELQYFEGDADEPAAALDLTDEEARELGAILAGVLFHPEAVGNTRSKLGEKVIEWIRILPGTRLAGRRVAEMPLPPGAHLLAVDRPGAPLIPNPPPDTLLEVGDTLVVAGTREAVEALKERL
- a CDS encoding cation:proton antiporter, producing the protein MHPSLEAFALAAGFLALGAALVHRLGFPPLPVYLLTGLLLGERLPVEELEPLPSLGLLLLLFSVGLEFGPDRLRELSGKSLQAGLYDALALPLGFLLGLLVGLDWRGAALLAGVIYVSSSAVIVKLIIDLRRAANPESEVVLGVLVLEDLVVALLLALLGGQGPGGFLGGLGLALLYLLFARLAGPRLVGVMEGLSHELILLLGAAFTSGTALLFHATGASEGVGAFLAGVIAAGLGLRQRLEELFGPVRDLGVALFFLVVGAQAMGLFHGLTPGMVALALLALALKLPLNHLGAQRAGLGRKRRLYAAFYLVPRGEFNLVLGSLALAQGYPLVAQVAVLLVLLSIPLGALLIRFAPELGGLLFREGPRPKGPLSTKPG
- a CDS encoding ATP-dependent Clp protease proteolytic subunit codes for the protein MEVFFQLFWLFFILSALSPYLQQQMLLGARARKIAELERKRGSRVITLIHRQEAVSFLGIPISRFISIDDSEQVLRAIRLTDKNMPIDLVLHTPGGLVLAAEQIAEALLRHPAKVTVFVPHYAMSGGTLIALAADEIVMDENAVLGPVDPQLGQYPAASLLKVLEKKPLSEIDDQTLILADVAEKALKQVKATVKGLLRKHMPEDRAEEVAHLLSQGTWTHDYPIDVAQARALGLNVRTEMPLEVYELMDLYPQAQGGKPSVQYVPLPYRQEGGRR
- a CDS encoding rhomboid family intramembrane serine protease, with product MFPLYDLNHARRPAYVVKGLVLLNALAFLWQLLWGLEASAQAYGFIPARFFQDPVGEGYRLLTSMFLHGGFFHILSNMWFLWVFGDNVEDRLGHGRFLLFYLLGGVAAALAQGLAAPLSPVPMIGASGAVSAVLGAYYALFPRAYVVSLVFFIFPLFLTLPAGFYLGYWAFLQLLQGLLGLPGVAWWAHLGGFLFGVFLAHRFAPRWRRW
- a CDS encoding HPP family protein; translation: MKVQELMTKDPDTIGPEATLEEAARRILEKRYGSLPVVDREGYLLGLLQVEELLPRPENVPFSDVEALQLFGEWVDGNFLQDIYRRYQKTPVKAVMRTDIPRVHPEDPVGKALEVLLTREIRHLPVVDGSNRVVGILTRSDFLKLILRRG
- a CDS encoding cation:proton antiporter, giving the protein MHGAGHILEVFYLILAAQVMAFLFKRLNQPVVIGEVLAGILVGPAILGLVHEGEILEFLAELGAIFLLFMVGLETRLRDILAVGKEAFLVAILGVAFPFVGGYLFGVQIGFATLPSLFLGTALVATSVGITARVLQELGVLSRPYARIILGAAVIDDVLGLIVLAVVNGVAQTGQVEMGAILRLILLSLLFVGLAVFLSPLFARLPLERLPVGSPVGFALALGVGMAALAASIGLAPIVGAFLGGMLLAEVREKYRLEEPIFAIEGFLAPLFFAMVGVRLELSALLSPAILAAGGVVTLIAILGKVLGGFLGALTQGVRSALTVGVGMAPRGEVGLIVAALGLAAGAVNEEEYAIVLFMVVFTTLFAPFALKPLIAWTERGLRQAKE
- a CDS encoding transglycosylase SLT domain-containing protein — its product is MRWLFPLFFLAACQAQDLPPGYAPLEGGGVEAVRQVALGGEGYARMLAGWRLVDREEIPLAERAEYAWRYALFLEGARAFEPGWEAKAAWRVAAPLLERAQDPRAFAAWQRLLPQEEAVAALLRLGAGEPLWEALFRGQAYEALLRVLPQGARPDLRAQALYRLGRYREALPHYRAWAERDPRGYLGLGYALWRLGRREEALWALGRYDRPESRYAQARIREEMGQKEEALSLYRRSTPEGLWQATALLERAGLAREALSLYLELAQSPTPFADDAALRAYLLAGELGLPGVREEAYALLSGGLGLLVGKTPDPPPPPPEAPSPPEAPRVEALLGAGQEAWARGEVRYALWQRPGDWPALVPLLYRLGAYREGIRAAWPTALAYPRAYGEWVEAYARREGLDPHLLYALLHVESRFDPKAVSPTGALGLGQFLRGTWADVARMLGEPPADPMDPEASIRYAARYLRWLLERCQALGLEGMERTACALTAYNGGIGYTSRGLAQEGGLWAFLRFQERDEPREYLAKVLSAYAAYRAIPWPGAGPAPSRR
- the dnaB gene encoding replicative DNA helicase, producing the protein MEGRIPPHSLEAEQSVLGAILLDSDVLDELEGLLPSPEAFYAEAHRKIYGAMQALRAQNRPVDLVTLSEELSRRGELEGLGGVSYLVQLSEATPTAAYAEHYARIVAEKWTLRKLIQAAGEAMRLAYEEAGSLDEILDTAGKKILEVALTQTDTEARAMRELVHETFEHIEALFQNKGEVAGVRTGFKDLDSLIGTLSPGSLNIIAARPAMGKTAFALTIAQHAALKEGVGVGIYSLEMPAAQLTLRMMCSEARIDMNRVRLGQLTDRDFSKLVDVAGRLSEAPIFIDDTPDLTLMELRARARRLKSQHGVGLLIIDYLQLMSGPGGNKGGENRQQEIAAISRGLKALARELHIPVIALSQLSRAVEARPNKRPMLSDLRESGSIEQDADLVMFIYRDEYYNPHSEKLGVAEIIVGKQRNGPTGTVELQFHAQHVRFNDLTREP